GAATTTGGAAGGATTGTAGGCGATATGAAATTAAGTTATCGATGTTATGATATAAACCCACTAACCAAGACAGGCATTCACGAAATCCCAATTGATGAGCTTGTCTAAGAAGGCGCTCAGATAATCGGGCCTCCGGTTCTGGTAGTCCAGGTAATAGGCATGTTCCCAGACATCCGCTGTCAGAAGGGGTTTGATGCCCTGGGCGATCGGGGTGTCGGCATTGGCTGTCTTCATGACCTGTAACTTATTCTCTTTGAGAACCAGCCAGGCCCAGCCGCTTCCGAACTGCGTAGCGCCCGCGCTCTTGAATTCCTCGACGAATTTTTCATAGCTCCCGAAAGCGGCGTCAATCTTCTTGGCAATGGAACCGGTGGGTTTACCGCCGCCTCCAGGCTTCATACACTTCCAGTAAAATGAATGGTTCCAGACCTGGGCCGCGTTATTGAAGATACCGGTCTTGGATGCGTCTCCTGCGGTCTTCTTGACGATGGTTTCAAGATCCTTGTTCTCAAGATCCGTACCCTGAATCAGTTTGTTGGTGTTGACCACGTAGGCATTGTGGTGTTTCCCATAATGGAACTCCAGGGTTTTCGCGCTGATGTAAGGTTCAAGGGCATTTTTATCATAAGGCAGACCGGGTAATGTGATAGGCATATCTTCTCCTTTTCTCTGGATTATTATTTTAAATAGGCTATACTTGTTTTTAAAAATACCAGCAGGATTGAAAGGTGTCAAG
This portion of the Nitrospirae bacterium CG2_30_53_67 genome encodes:
- a CDS encoding superoxide dismutase (SodB; iron binding; present under aerobic and anaerobic conditions; destroys free radicals); translation: MPITLPGLPYDKNALEPYISAKTLEFHYGKHHNAYVVNTNKLIQGTDLENKDLETIVKKTAGDASKTGIFNNAAQVWNHSFYWKCMKPGGGGKPTGSIAKKIDAAFGSYEKFVEEFKSAGATQFGSGWAWLVLKENKLQVMKTANADTPIAQGIKPLLTADVWEHAYYLDYQNRRPDYLSAFLDKLINWDFVNACLG